The Sesamum indicum cultivar Zhongzhi No. 13 linkage group LG6, S_indicum_v1.0, whole genome shotgun sequence genome has a segment encoding these proteins:
- the LOC105163961 gene encoding zinc finger protein ZAT2-like — translation MDRQSKAGLLERNKVQNLPNNPPSDGKNSEPRIQIDLVYCLRRGWRTTNRRGKPGKSIVLFQGPPEAAPVNYSVPPTKKRNREEEPVEDDGNRRNPSAKKLIIMEPGASSSSGRPIPQNGAERDAESSRSAKGKAPAVTPTKQYFCDNCRKKFDSHFALGGHRAFHVRETRRWWGHQPSWGALWYGQQGVPPNYQETVHVHREQHECPWCDRSFTTRQGLSAHSRFCRMRRQREENQKPAVGRDFDLNQLPPEAFLPEEILRLTWR, via the coding sequence ATGGATCGTCAATCAAAAGCAGGGTTGTTGGAACGTAATAAGGTCCAAAATCTGCCGAACAATCCTCCATCTGACGGAAAGAATTCAGAACCACGGATCCAAATCGACCTGGTTTACTGTCTGCGGCGCGGTTGGCGTACGACTAACCGGAGAGGAAAGCCTGGAAAATCGATTGTTCTATTCCAAGGTCCTCCAGAGGCCGCACCTGTCAACTATTCTGTTCCTCCAACTAAGAAGAGAAACCGGGAGGAGGAGCCCGTCGAAGATGACGGGAACCGGCGGAACCCCTCAGCGAAGAAGCTGATCATTATGGAACCAGGCGCCTCTTCTTCATCAGGGAGGCCGATTCCTCAAAATGGTGCCGAAAGGGATGCAGAAAGCAGCCGTTCGGCCAAAGGGAAGGCGCCTGCTGTGACGCCCACGAAGCAGTACTTCTGCGACAACTGCCGCAAGAAGTTTGATTCCCACTTTGCACTGGGCGGCCATCGGGCGTTCCATGTAAGGGAGACGAGAAGGTGGTGGGGCCACCAGCCATCATGGGGGGCTTTATGGTATGGACAGCAGGGGGTGCCGCCGAATTACCAAGAGACTGTGCACGTGCACCGTGAGCAGCACGAATGCCCGTGGTGCGACAGGAGCTTCACAACCCGACAGGGCCTGTCGGCACACAGCCGGTTTTGCCGCATGAGGAGGCAGCGAGAAGAGAATCAAAAACCTGCGGTGGGCAGGGATTTTGATCTCAATCAGCTCCCCCCGGAGGCTTTCTTACCTGAGGAAATCCTGAGGCTGACTTGGCGCTAG
- the LOC105163963 gene encoding zinc finger protein AZF2-like, producing the protein MELVVSDFGSWDLMDLPLKKRILIALKARDQNQYICIVCGRVFPNFRSLGGHKAHHTIKEKKKRARAAEDADKDKYYLEAGGNRAVVVYKPPPPAPMPRSYDVRQCLKCGRAFASGQALGGHKQHCKGPPAPAEREGGAIQHLDLNKVPQPEEEEGLLALPWYADK; encoded by the coding sequence ATGGAGCTCGTGGTCTCGGATTTCGGGTCATGGGACTTGATGGATTTGCCTctcaagaagaggatcctGATAGCCCTGAAGGCCCGAGATCAGAACCAGTACATATGCATCGTCTGTGGGCGGGTCTTCCCGAACTTCCGTTCTCTGGGCGGCCACAAGGCCCACCACACCataaaggagaagaagaagcgGGCCCGCGCGGCGGAGGATGCGGACAAAGACAAGTATTATTTGGAAGCTGGTGGTAATCGGGCTGTGGTGGTTTATAAGCCACCACCGCCGGCGCCGATGCCGCGCAGCTATGATGTTCGCCAATGCCTGAAGTGCGGGAGAGCTTTCGCCTCCGGCCAGGCGCTTGGCGGACACAAGCAGCACTGCAAAGGGCCACCAGCTCCGGCAGAAAGGGAGGGAGGAGCAATTCAGCATCTGGATCTCAACAAAGTGCCTCAgcctgaagaagaagaaggattGCTGGCCCTGCCGTGGTATGCtgataaatga
- the LOC105163724 gene encoding uncharacterized protein LOC105163724 has product MEKLIIKIKIPRADELQFACPVCSKSFASGKALGGHKRVHMHKGKKSSNQRRELQIADGEAGNRVNSFNCPVCPKSFVSDKSLHGHMRAHPERNWRGMKPPNPGVENGCNSSLVPVSGPAVALLGNGSEGDKELGSDVPLLEWPQSARRSRHGKAPMNIPADPDYQEQSVCGAYDLMALANGEPRRQDLAPKKKRLELAISTGAGSSGDSSRNKKAIVLGGDLSLQKRDMITNPGLESSVRGKAIVLGGGLSVGNRDKIPNPGPESSTRREGSSSVNSNVNARNKVSVKAQKQYICSICYRSFRSYHALGGHKAHHITKDAKVRYSVGIDNGSTAAGPVVPYIGQPQGCSSEHRCPFCDKIFSTSRVLIDHRRQCTGPTEPINEVLHPGGEETRNLSIVVHKFDLNELPPEWTDADC; this is encoded by the coding sequence ATGGAGAAGCTGATCATAAAAATCAAGATCCCGCGGGCAGATGAGCTCCAGTTTGCATGTCCAGTCTGCTCGAAAAGCTTTGCGAGCGGGAAGGCTTTAGGGGGGCATAAGAGGGTTCATATGCACAAGGGCAAGAAGAGTTCGAATCAGAGAAGGGAGCTCCAGATCGCTGATGGGGAGGCCGGAAATCGTGTTAATAGCTTTAACTGCCCCGTCTGTCCAAAGTCCTTTGTTTCTGACAAATCGTTGCACGGGCACATGAGAGCGCACCCGGAGAGGAATTGGAGGGGAATGAAACCTCCAAATCCGGGAGTCGAGAATGGTTGTAATTCTTCTTTGGTGCCTGTTTCAGGTCCTGCCGTAGCTCTTCTTGGGAACGGGAGTGAAGGGGATAAAGAGTTGGGATCTGATGTGCCGTTGCTTGAGTGGCCGCAATCGGCGAGGAGAAGCAGGCACGGGAAGGCCCCGATGAATATTCCAGCTGATCCTGATTATCAGGAACAGTCCGTGTGTGGTGCCTATGATCTTATGGCGCTTGCCAATGGCGAACCACGGAGACAAGATCTGGCACCAAAGAAGAAAAGACTGGAGCTGGCCATCTCAACGGGTGCTGGAAGTTCCGGGGATTCGTCCCGCAACAAGAAGGCTATAGTTCTTGGAGGTGACTTGTCTTTGCAAAAGCGAGACATGATCACAAATCCAGGGCTGGAAAGTTCGGTCAGGGGGAAGGCTATAGTTCTTGGAGGTGGCCTATCTGTGGGTAATCGCGACAAGATCCCAAATCCAGGGCCGGAAAGTTCAACCAGGAGGGAGGGCTCGTCGTCGGTTAACAGCAACGTGAATGCTCGCAATAAGGTTTCTGTTAAAGCTCAAAAGCAATACATTTGTAGCATATGTTACAGGTCTTTCAGGAGCTACCATGCCTTGGGAGGACACAAAGCCCATCATATTACCAAGGATGCCAAGGTTAGATATTCAGTGGGTATAGACAATGGGTCCACTGCTGCTGGCCCGGTGGTCCCATACATCGGACAACCCCAAGGATGCAGCAGCGAGCATCGTTGCCCATTTTgcgacaaaatattttcaacaagCCGGGTTCTGATTGACCACAGGCGGCAGTGTACTGGACCGACTGAACCCATTAATGAAGTTTTGCATCCAGGAGGGGAGGAGACGAGGAACCTGTCCATAGTCGTCCATAAGTTTGACCTTAATGAACTTCCACCTGAATGGACCGACGCGGACTGCTAG